The following is a genomic window from Algiphilus sp..
CGGCGTGCCGCACGATGGCGCATTCGATGCCCTGGGCCTTGGCAGTGCGCAGAATGCGCGCGGCGATCTCGCCGCGATTGGCCACCAGCAGCCGTCGGATCGGCGCACCCGTCATTCCGGGACCTCAAGGCTTGCCGGCACCGTCACCGGGAAGTCGAGCAGCATCTGCGCGTAGGCCTTGCCCTGCGGATCGATCCGCAGCGAGGCGATGCCGCCGCCGCCGAGCGCGCGTTCCAGCAGGAAATTGAACCCGCTCAGGCCTGGCCACTCGTAGCGGTGCACCGGCCCCTGAACGAGGTGGGCGAACCACCGGGCAACGGCCTCCTCGGTCAGCGCCGCGCGAATCCACGGCAGGTACTCGGGGCGCCGCGCCAGAATGCCGATGTTGGCGCTGTCGCCCTTGTCACCGCTGCGACCCTGGGCCAGACGCAGTAGCGGCACGCTGCGCGCGCCGTCGGCCAACGCATCGGCCGGCGGCGGCACGGGTGTTTCCTCCGCCGGCAAAGCCTGCGGCTCCGCTCCGCGCATCTGCGGGCAGGCGACGGGCTCGCCGTCGAGCTCGACACTGACCGGAACGCGTGCCTTGGGCCAGAGCAGGGAGAACAGGCGGATCACCGACGTGACCTTGGGCCTGCCGCCGGAGAAGCCGGTGATGGCGGGCGCACTGGCCAGCGCCATCGGCGCCATTTCGCGCGAGAAGATCTCCAGCGCGTCCTTGTCCGGGTGGCGGGCGGCGATCCTGACGATGACTTCGCGGGTCTGTGCTCGCGCGTGCGGGCCATAGGTGGATTCCGTACCGAGGGCCTCGATACGGGTCTCCGTGAAATCGCCCAGTCCGCGTTCCGCGAACAGGCGCCGGCAGCGTGCCAGCAAGGCCTCGCCGGTCCGCTGCGCCTTGGCCGCCGCGTCGGTGCCCCCGATCATGAACTGCGCGGTGGCGCGAAAGCCGTCGGCATAGGTAGCGCTGACCTTGCACTGGTCGCCGGGCGGCCGGCCGCGGGCGCCGCTCACGCGCACGCGGTTCTCCCCGATCGCCTCCAAGTGGATGCGGCTGAAGTCGCAGGCAACGTCCGGCAGCAGATAGTTGCGCGGATCGCCGATCTCGTAGACCACCTGCTCCCCGACCGTGGATGGGTCGATCAGGCCACCGGTGCGCGCGGGCTTCTCGACGACGAAGCTGCCGTCGGGCGCGCAGTCGGCGATGGGAAAGCCCATGTTGTCCCAGCCCGGAACCGACCGCCAGTCAGTGTAGTTGCCGCCGGTGCACTGGGTGCCGCATTCGATGATATGACCGGCCAGGCTGCCCTGGGCGAGCTGGTCGTGATCGTCGGGCTTCCAGCCGAAGGCGTGAATCAAGGGGCCGAGCACCACCGCGCTGTCCACGCAGCGGCCGGTGACGACGATGTCGGCGCCGGCGTCGAGTGCGGCCGCGACCGGGAAGGCACCCAGATAGGCATTGGCGCTGGCCAGCTTGGCGGGCAGCGGCGCGCCGCTGAACATCTCGCGCACGCCGGCCTCGCGCATCGCCTCGACCTGCGGCAGCAGATCGTCACCGGCGACCGTGGCGATCTTCAGGCTCAGACCTTCGGCTTCGGCGGCGCGGGTCAGTGCTTCGCGGCACCCGCCGGGATTCACGCCGCCGGCATTGCTGACCACGCGGACGCCGCGCGCCTTGAGCTCGCGCAGCAGCGGCCGCAGCGCGCCGACGAAGTCAGGCGCGTAGCCGGTCCGTGGGTCCCTGGCCTTGGCGCGCGTCAGTAGCGACATCGTGATCTCGGCCAGGTAGTCGAAGACCAGCACGTCGATGTTGCCGCCCTGCACCAGCTGAGCGGCGGCATGCTCGGTGTCACCCCAGAACCCGGAGGCACAGCCGATGCGCAGAGAATCCTGTTTCATGTTCGGACCCGACCGAAGACTGGAGGATTACTGCCGCGGGAAGAACACGCGCCAGATGCCCTTTGCGCTGGCGCAGACCTCGCCGCGTTCGTTGAGCAGCTCGCCTTCGGCGAAGGCCGTGCCACGGCCGGCGCGCAGCACGCGGCCGATGGCCTTGAACTGCTCGCCCCGTGCCGCTGCGAGATAGGTGATGTCGAGGTTTATCGTCACCTGCGAATAGGCGGCCAGGGACAGGCCGGCAGCCTGCAGCAACGGCAGCTGCGCCGAAACGATGGCATAGCCCAGCGCGCCGTCGAACATGTAGGAAATCACGCCGCCGTTGATCGCGTCCGGCGGTCCGCCGGCGCCGCGCTGAGCCGGCGTGGGCGACCTCAGGTAGAGGGCCACCTCGCCGGGCGTGACCTCCTCCGCGGTCAGACCCTGTGCCTGCATGAAGGGGCTTTCGTTCCAGCGTTCCTTGAACAGATAGGGCGCTGCGGTCGCGGGCAGATCGTTGGCCATGGGCTAGGTCGTGAAAGGAGGATGGGGGGCTTGTGCGGCTTCAATAGGAGCGAGGCAGGCCGAGGACGTGCTCGCCGATGTAGTTGAGGATCATCTCGTTGTTGACCGGTGCCACGCGCATCAGGCGGGCAAAGGGCCAGAGCGTGATCACGTCATAATCCTGGTCGAAGCCGTAGCCGCCGTGGGCCTGCAGGGCGATGTCCACCGCCTCGTCGCAGGCTTCCGAGGTCAGCAGCTTGGCCATGTTCGACAGCGGGCCGGCATCCTCGCCGCGATCGAAGGTGCGGGCGGCTTCCTGCATGACCAGGCGCGAGGCCTCGACATGCGCCTTGGCGCGAGCCATGGGGTGCTGCAGCCCCTGGTAGCTGCCGATGGGCGTGCCGAACGGCGCGCGCTCCTTGGCATACTCCACCGCCTTGTCCAGCGCGCGGTTCCCCAGGCCCACCGCCATCGAGGACAACACCAGACGCTCCGTGTTGAGGCCGTCGAACAGGTATTTCATGCCCTTGCCTTCTTCACCGATCAGCGCGTCCGGAGGCAGCTCGGCATCCTTGAAGAACACCAGGTACTGGCTTTCCCCGAGCACATCGATGTTCAGGCGCTGGAACTCGATCCCCGGCGTGTGCGAATCGAGAATGAACAGGGAGAGTCCGGCGCGCGGGCGTTCGGGATCGAGCGGAGAGGTGCGCGCGATCAGCAGCATCGACGTCGAGTCCTTCGCGCCGGTGATGAACACCTTGGAGCCATTGACCAGCCATCCCGCATCGCTTCTGCGCGCCGTGGTCTGCAGGCGGAATGTGTTGGTGCCGGCATTGGGTTCGGTCACGCCGAAACACATCTTGCCCTCGCCGGTGGCGGTGGGCGTGACGAACTTTGCGATCTGTTCGGGCGTACCGTGCCTGATGATCGGCATGCGGGCAAAGCTGCCGAGCACGAAGAACAGCGAGATGATGCCGGCGCGGGCGGTGATCTCGTTGAGCACCATCAGTTCGGAAAGACCACCGCCGCTGCCGCCGTACTCCTCGGGCACGGAGACGCCAAGCAGGCCGGTTTCGGCCATCGCGTCCCAGAGCTTCTGCGGGAACCTGTTTTCCCGGGCGCACTGCAGCCAGTATTCGCGCGAGATGCCCCGGGTCAGGCCTTCAGCGGCTTCACGGACGGCGGCGATGGATTCTTCGCTCATGGGATGCTCCTGCTTGTCAGTCTTCTTCTGGGAAACGGGTTGTTCCGCCGGAAAGGTTCAGGCGGGTTCGAACTGCGGAATCCTGAAGCCGTCGCCGCGGGTCTCGAAGCAGACCTTGACCTTCATGCCGATGCGCACGGATTCGGGGGCGCAGTTGAGGATGTTGCTCATCATCTGCGGGCCTTCATCGAGCTGGATGATGGCCATCACGAAAGGGCAGTCGGCCTTGAAGGCCGGGTACGGCGGCTGATACACGACGGTGTAGCTGAACACCGTGCCCGACCCGCTGGCCTTTTCCCAGGTCGGATCCGGCGAGAAGTCGAAGGGGCTCCAGCAGCGCGCATACATGAACGGCTGGCCGGTGCCGCGGCAGCGCTGGATCATCAGCTCGCCGCGCTGCGCGCCGTCCCAATAGGGCTTGCTGTGTGCGCTGATCTCCGGAACCGGCTTGGGGTTGACGGTGGCGTTGCTCATGACTGGCTCCCCAGGACGAGCGTGGCGTGCTCGGACATCATGCCCCCGTAGCAGTGGACGACGCCCATATCGGCCTTCTTCAACTGGCGCTCATCACCGGCGATGCCCATGACCTGGCGTGCCGCTTCCACGATCATGGTCTGGCCGGACGCATCGCCGACATGGCCGAAGGACATCAGCCCGCCGTAGGTATTGACCGGGAACTCGCCGCCGGGCGCGGTGCGGCCACCGGCGAAGAACGCGCCACCCTGGCCCTTGGGACAAAGGCCGAGGTCTTCGGCATAGATGATGGGGTTGATGCTGAAGGAGTCGTAGAGCTGGGCGAAGTCCATGTCCTCGGGCCCGACGCCCGCCATGCGGTAGGCCTGGGCCGAGGTTTGCCTGGAGCCCAGGGTGGTCAGGTCATGCGCCTGGCTGATGCTGGAATGGGTGTGCTTCTCGCCGTAGCCGTACAGGAAGCAGGGCTTCTCGGCATAACGCCTGGCGATGCCCGGCGACACCACCAGCACCGCCGAGCCGCCTTCGCTGGGCACCGAGCAGTCGAGCAGATTGAACGGATAGGCGATGGGGCGCGAGGACAGCACCTTGTCGATCGTAAGCGCCCCCTGCGGGGCCATCAGCGCATCCGGGTGCAGGAGCGACCACTCGCGCTGCGACACCGCGACCTGTGCAAGCTGTTCGCGCGTGGTGCCGAATTCGTGCATGTGGCGGGTGGCGTTGAGCGCGAAGATGGGCGGGATGTAGGTGCCGTAGGGGTACTCGAACTCGGGATGGCTGATGAGCTTGCTCATCATCTCGGCCATGCCGCTGCCCACGTTGGGAAAGCGTCCGGCGCCCAGGCAGAGCACCGAATCGCACAGTCCGCGCTCGATGGCCAAGGCCGCGCGGATCAGCATCAGCGCGTAGGTGCCGCCACCGGCATTGATGGTTTCGCTGAAACTCGGCTCGATGCCCAGTTCTTCGGCGATCTTCTCGTGCGCGAACACGTCGACGCCATCGGCGGAGGCCATGCCAGCCGGCGCCGACAGCAGACCGCCGATATCCGAGGGTCGCAGTTGCGGCCATTCGCGCAGGAACTGCGCGGTGACCCGTCGGTACATCTCCATGCCGTTGTAATGCGGGTAGCGTCCGGGCTTCATCTCGGACACCGCGACGATGGCCGCGAGAGGATTCATTCGCTGCGCTCCTGCCGGAGTGAAAGAACCAAGCTCACCGGGCTCACCGATAGCGGCCAACGATGGAAATGCCGACGACGTTCTGGTGGGGGAAGCCGCCCAGGTTGTGCGTCAGACCGTAGCGCGGATCCTTGAGTTGGCGTTCGCCCGCACGGTCCTGCAGCTGCAGGTACATCTCGTAGACCATGCGAATGCCGGAAGCGCCGATGGGGTGACCGAAGCACTTGAGGCCGCCGTCGATCTGGCACGGAATCTGGCCATCGGCGTTGTAGAAACCGTCCATCACGTCCTTGACGGCGCCGCCGTCCTCGGACAGACCCAGATCCTCCATCGTCACCAGCTCGGTGATCGAGAAGCAATCGTGAACTTCGAACATCGACAGTTCCTGGCGCGGCTTCTTGATGCCCGCTTCGGCATAGGCACGTTGTGCCGCCTTGCGGGTCGTCAGAATGTAGGAACCGTCCCAGTCGTTGTAGCCACCCTCGGAACCATTGGAAAGCGCCAGCTGCAGCGCCTTGACCGTGACCATCTGCTCGGGATGCTTGCCCAGCGACTTGGCGATCTCGGGCGTGGTGACGATGGCCGCGGCCGAACCGTCGGAGACACCGCAGCAGTCGAACAGGCCCAGCGGCTCGGCAACCATGGGCGCGCCCATGATGGCATCGCAGCTCACCGGCTTGCGCAGGTGCGCCTTGGGATTCTTGGCGCCGTTGACGTGGCTTTTGGCCGAGATCTCAGCCAGCGCGCGCTTGAGGGTGTCGCGCGATACCTTGTAACGCTCCATGTAGGCGCTGGCCACTTGCGCAAAGACGCCCGGCGCCGACAGGTTGGGCCACCACAGCGGCGGCAGCGAGCCGATTTCCAGCCCCGGCAGACCGCCGTAGCCGGTGTCCTTGAGTTTCTCGACGCCGATGGCCAGCGCGATGTCGCAGGCGCCGGCGGCGACCGCGTATACCGCGCCACGAAAGGCCTCGGTTCCGGTGGCGCAGTAGTTCTCGACGCGTGTCACCGGGATGTTGTCGAGCCGCAGCGACAGCGAGGCCGGGGTGGCCGACTTGCCGATGTTGACCTCGTCCATGCAGGAACCCAGCCAGGCTGCCCCGATCCGGGGCGCCTCGATGCCGGCATCGGTCAGGGCCTCGGCGAAGGCTTCTTCCATCAGTTCCTCGGCGCCCATGTCCCAGCGCTCGCCGAAGCGCGAGCAACCCATGCCGAGAATGGCCACCTTGTCACGGATACCTTCAGCCATCTCAGGCCTCCTTCGCGGTCGCCAGCGGCGCCGCTTTCCAGAAGTAGCGGATCATGCCGCGCTGTGCATCGCGGCCACGCACTCGGAACACCATGCGCACGGGTTGCCCGACGCTGACCTGCCCCAGGTCCCAGTCGGTGATGTCGGCCATGAAGCGGCCGCCGCACTCGAATTCGATCATGCCGTAGTGCGCCGGCGGCTCGGGCGTATAGGTGAGCCAGTCGCACGACCAGGTCTTGATCCGCGCCGGCTCGTCGGCGAAGCGATGCGGATCCATCTCCTCGGCGTGATGGCAGCTCGGGTTCACACAGCGCGGGGCAGCAGGGAACTGCGGCGTGCCGCACTTGCGGCAGCGCCCGCCGACCAGGCCCAGCAGCATGCGCCGCTTGCGATACATGGCGGACAGCGCGGTCTGCGGATTCGCTTCGGCGCGCAGACCCTTTTCCAGGGTCACGACGTCGTTGAATGCCTGGAACTTGGCGTAGTCGGTCTCTTCCCGGCGCCGGGCCAGGCAGGCTGCCACGGCAGTGCGCGGCGTCAGCTGCGCGATTTCCGGCGTGATGCGGAAGGCCAGCACATCGCAGCCCTGGCCGAAGCCGACCACCACCAGGGTTTGCCCCGGCCTGGCATTCTCCAGCGCGGCAGCAAGCATCAACGAGGCGTGCGCAGCGCCCGTCTGCCCGACGGTGCCGTGCAGCCCGTCGGCGACCGCTTCGTCGGCAATGCCCACGTGCTTGGCGGCCACGGCGGCCAGCCGGGGTGCCGGTTCGGCCAACACGAAGTGATCCACCGAGCCGGGTTCGATGCCGAGCCTGGCGAGCCCGTCCCGGATGGCTTCGGGCAACCACTTCCGGAAGGCTTCGTCGCGCAGCCAGCGCTCCTCCCAGTGGTAGTCGAAGGGCTGGCCGGCGGCGCGGTAGTGATCGACGAAATCGGTCGACACGCTGTGGCTGCCCAGATGCTCGGCGATGACATCGCTGTTGCCCAGCGTGAAGGCCGCCGCGGCGTCGCCGTACATCAGTTCCTGCACGCTGCCGGCGCGCGCGCGGCGGTGCTCCGCCGCCACCGTGAGCACTTCGCCCTCGCGTCCGGCGGCAACGCGGTCCAGCCCGGCGAGCAACGCGGCGGTGCCGGCCTTGAGCGACCCGCCGAAGTCGGCACTGGCGACCGCCTCCGGCAGGTCCAGGGCGCCGGCCACGACCCCGGCGTTCTGGCGGTCGCTGAACGGGTGTGTCGTCGAGCCAAAGTAGACCGCACCCAGCGCGACCCGGCGACCGGCCAGGGCATGGCGCGCGGCTTCCACCGCCATTGTCAGGCTGTCTTCGTCCCAGCCAGCCATTGCGCGCTCGCCGCGTGCCTGCGCCGCCAGGCCCGGATTGGCCCAGGCATGGGCTTTGGCTGCCACCGCCCGGTTGAGGCGCCCACGTGGCACATAGGCCCCGAAGGAAGTGATCCCGATCATGGAGTCTCCAGCAAGCGCCCTCGGGGAGGGCCGGAATGCGACGATTGGTTCTAACTAACAGTTGTTAGTGTCGCAGCAATCACGGCGCCGTGCAAGTCTGCTCGTGACCCTGCGCCGGCGCGCTCCTCAGTGCGGCACGCGGGCCCGGGACAGCGGAATGTGCACCCGCAGCTCGACAGCCAGTAGGCCGAGCACGGCGCCGACGGCGATCGGGACCGGCTCGTCCCGCTGAACCGCGGACGCGCGCAGCGCCTCGGACGTCAGCACCCGCTGGGTGATCATGCACGCATAGTCGATCGCCACCTTGGGGCAGCGCCGCGGGCAAAGCCCCGACGGGTGAACGGTCGGGCATGATGAAGCCGCCAGCGACCGCGGCAGCCATGGCCCCGGCCGGTGAAGTCCCGCCACTGGAATCTGCCATGGAGCATCACCGGCGTCGGGCATGCCGCGCATTGCTGCGCCTTCACCCGCGTTGCGCCCCGGATGAGCGGCGCCGCTTGCGGCCGGCGTCGACGAAAGGGTGGATCCGGGCGCGCAACGGCGTCCGTGCAGCATGGAGAAGATGCGGTGACCGAAGGGATCACCACCTTGCTGAGCGTGCGGACCTCCAGCTGTGACAAGCAGTCGATTCGGCGCCGGAAACGGGCGGGGCCGCAGCGCACCACCGAATCGAACAGGGCGACGACGCACCTTGTCCGCAGGGCCGTAGCCGCGCCACCCCGGAAGGCTCGCCTCTTTGATGCGCCGCCCCGGACGGCCAATCTCCACGTCGGAAATCGCGGCGCCGCCGGAATCGACAATGGCGCGCACGTGCAGACCCTTCAGCCACCTCGGCGTGAGGCCGAGTGTGCCGCGAGCCCGTCCGCACCGTCATTCACCAGCGCCTCCCCGTGCTCGACAGCGAGCTGAAGCCGCATGCTCCTAGCACTCCTACAGGCAGCGCGCCGAAACCGACCGCCCCGCCGACACCCTGCACCAGGCTCCAGATGAGATTGGGCAACTCTGGGCACGCCCCGCATCGCCACGAAGGACCCTGCCGCTGCCGCCTTCGGGATCGGCCGCAGGCGCTCGCGCAGTGCGCCGATCCAGCGTCCCGATCGCAGTCCGATCCGAATCGGCGCTCGCGGCGGGCGCCGGGTGAATCGGACTCGTCCGATCACGGTTTGACCTGTATCGCCATCAAGCGTTGGGTTGCCCGCCCCTTCGGTGACGCGTCATCGCGCCGCAAACAAGCCGTCCGACAGGATGTTCACCATCTCCCGGACGACGTCGTTCAACTCCCCTTGACTTGCGTCGAACCATTCCACCGTCCAGTTGATCGTCCCCAGCACGATCAATCGCGCAAGATGCAGGTCTACGCCGCCCCGCACCTCGCCGCACGCCTGCGCTTCGGCCAGAAGCCGGTCCCAGAGGGCGCTGTAGTTGCGCCGGCGCTCCCGGTTGGGACGCCTCAACTCCACCGGCAACTGCCCATAAATCCGGATGCTGGCCGAGGTATATGCGCCGTGCTGGAGCAGACCCGTGAGATGCCCCTCCAGAGCCGCCGCAAACTTCTCCCGGCCCGAGGCATCATCGGGCAGTGCCGCGAGCCGATCGACCACGGTTTGGTGAACCAGATCGATCCCCAGATCCAGAATCTCTCCAAGAATCCGGTCTTTGGACTCGAAATGGTAGTAGACGCTGCCGGCCTGGATGCCCGCAGCGTCGGCGATCTGCCGGAGCGTGGTCGCCGCGTAACCCTGGCGCTTGAAAAGGCTGGCGGCCGCCTTGAGCACCTGTTCCCTCGTCAACTCTGCGGCTGAATCACGGCTCCGGGCTGCCGCACTCTTCTTTCTTGTCACGGTGGCCATGGGGTAGCAGTTGAACAAACCCCCAGCATACACGACTCTCCGGGCATTCAACCGCTGCATCGAGCGGAGGCACAGTCCAACTATGAAATCTAACTATCATTTGATAGAATCACAGCCTAAAGGGTGGCGCGGTGTCAAGCATCGCGTCGGTTTCGTCCGCCGTCAGCTCGCGCCGTGGTCGTACCGAGAACCCGTCCGTCATGGCGCCAGCAGGGAGCAAGCCGCTCATGAATCTCGAACTTGCCGGCAAGTCCGTCGTCGTCACCGGCGGAGGCTCCTGCATCGGGCGCGCCATCGTCCTGACGTACGCCGAGGAAGGGGACAGCATCACCATAGGCGACATCGGCGAGGCACAGGCTGGCAAGGTCGCCGATCTGGCACGTGAGCGCGGTGCGGTGCGGGTGGTCGGGACCGATATCACGCAGCACGATCAGGGCAAGGCATTGATGGATCAGGCCGACGCGCGCCACGGCGGGATCAACGTACTGTTGAACAACGTCGGCTGGGAGCGGCCCATGTTCTTCACCCAGACGACGCCCGAACTCTGGGACAAGATCATCCGCGTCAACTATCTCAGCGTCTTCAACTGCACGAGCGCCGCGCTCGAGAAGATGATTCCCGCCGAGCGAGACAGCATCGTGTCGATCAGCTCCGACGCCAGCCGACAGGGCGAGCCGCGCGAGGCCGTCTACGGCGGCACCAGGGCCGCCGTCAACCGCTTCATGAAGACCAATGCCCCCCGGTCCGCCCCCCGGCAGTCGCGACGTTCACGGAGCTGACGCGATGAACTCTGCCTCTCCCGATACCACCGACGTTGGCGCCACCGTGGGCAGCTATCTAGAGGCGCGCACGTGGGTCGGGCGGCGCAGCGAGCCGCGGCCCGTGGACACGGCGGTGGACGAATCGCGCTGCAAGTACTTCGCGGCACTATGCGAAGACGGCAACCCGGCGTACTGGGACGCCGAATGGGCACGTCACGCCTTCGGTGCGCCACTGGCGCCCAGCGGCATGCTGATGAGCCTGATGATGCCGCTGCCCTGGAAACCGGATGGACGCAGCGCTGCGCCGACCATGGCGATTGATGTGCCGCTGCCCGGGCGCACCCTGATCAATGTGGAGACCGACTGCGAGCTGTTCCGCCCCGTGCACTGGGGCGAGCGCCTGAGCCTGTGCGAAGAGATGGTCGACATCTCGCCGGAAAAGCACACGCGCCTGGGGCGCGGCCATTTCGTGACCACGCGGCTGCTGCTGCTGGATGCCGCCGAGCAGCCGGTGGCGACGATCACCAATGTGCTCTATCGCTACGAAGCAGGGGGCAGTGACGCATGAACGAGCACTACCCGCAGAAGTGCTGGAGTCAGGTGCAGCAAGGCGAGGCGCTGCCGCCACTGCACTTCCCCATCGATTACGCCCGAATCATTCTCAATGCGGCCACGACCTGGGACTACTTCCCGGGCCATCACAACCCGGTCTACGCACGCGCTCAAGGCCAGCCGGACATCTACGCCAGTACGATCTTCTTCCACGGGCTGATCGACCGATTCGTCACCGACTGGGGAGGGCCGCTGACGCTGGTCCGCCGCCGCCGGATGCGGATGGTCGCCAGCGCGCATCCCGGCGACACGCTCAGTGTCGAGGGACGGATCGTGCGCGCCTATCGCGAGACCGAGCTGGGGCTGGTCGACCTCGAGATCACGCTGAGCACGGCGCGCGGCCTTTGCGTGCCTGCGAGCGTCTGCGCCCGGCTGCCGCTGGACCAAGACGAGTGTCCCTCCGCCCCTACCACGAAGACCACGACGCCATGAACCAACCATCTCTCCAGAACGAATCCCTTGCCAACCGCATCCACCAGGTGCAGGAAGCCACACGCGGCATCTCCGAGCAATACCCGCGCGCCTATATCCGGGAGTGCATCGATCAGGACCGCTTCCCGGACGAGATGTGGAAGGCCCTGGGCGAGTACGGCTTGCTGGGTCTGACCGTGCCCGAGGAATACGGCGGCTCCGGTGGCGGCGTGGTGGAGATCGTGGCGCTGGCCGAAGCGCTCGCGCTGGGCGGTGTGCCGACCCTGTTCCTGGTCGTCACCGGCCTGGGGCGCGTACCGATTGTCCGACACGGCACGCCGGAGCAGATCAGGAAGTTCGTGACGCCGACCTGTGACGGATCGGTCAAGCTGTGCTTCGCCATCACCGAGCCCAACGCCGGAACCAACAGCTTCGACATGAGCACGCTGGCCACGCGCGACGGCGAGGACTGGGTGCTCAACGGACAGAAGGTCTTCATCTCCGGCGCCCGCGACGCCGACATCATGCTGGTGATTGCGCGGACGCAGAAGGCTTCGGATGTCAAACACCGCACCGAGGGCATGTCGCTGTTCGTGGTCGACATGAAGACCCCGGGCATCACCCTCCAGCCGTTGAACATCCAGGTCGAGACCGCCGAGCGCCAGTACATGGTGTTCTTCGACAACGTGCGCCTGCCTGCCGACGCGCTGATCGGGGCGGCGGGCAAGGGCGCCAAACTGATGTTCGAGGGGCTCAACTCGGAGCGCCTGCTCGCCGCCGCCGCCGCGCTCGGCATCGGCGACTATGCCCTGAACAAGGCCGCAAGCTACGCCCGCGACCGCAAGCCCTTCGGCAAACCCATCGGCAGTTACCAGGCGCTGCAGCATCGCATGGCGCTCGCCAAGGCCGAGCTCGAAGCCGCGCGGCTGATGACCTACTCCGCCGCCGAGCGCTTCGACACCGGCGAAGATGCCGGCGCGCTCGCCAACATGGCCAAGCTGCTCGCCTCGCGTGCGGCGGTCGCGGCAGTGGAAGCAGCCATCCAGACCCACGGCGGCTACGCCTTCGACCGCGACTACGACGTGGTGACGCTCTGGCCCATGGTGCGACTGATGGAGATCGCGCCGATCAACAACGAAATGCTGCTGAACTACATCGGCGAGCATGTGCTCGGCCTGCCCAAGAGTTATTGAATGACGCAGGAACCGGCGGAGACACCCCCCGTGCATCGTCGCGGGCCGCGCAGGTCCGCGGACCGAGGCACGCCATGATCGGCATCGCCGACATCGCCTACGTCCTGCCGCCCTGGCGGATTGGCAATGCGGCGCGCGCCGAGCGGCTGGGCGTGCCGCCGGCCACCCTCGAGCGGCGCATCGGCGTGCAGCGGATCGCTTGCCGTGAGGCGGAACAGGACACGTCGGACCTCGCCACGTCGGCTGCCGAAAGGCTGTTCGCGCGCGGCGGGGTCGAGCGCGAACAGATCGGCTGCCTGGTGGTGGTCACTCAGAACCCGGACGGCCGCGGCCTGCCGCACTGCTCTGCGCTGGTCCATGCGCGACTCGGCCTGACGCCGCGCTGCGCCGTCTTCGACGTCGGCCTGGGCTGTTCCGGTTACGTTTACGGCCTGTCGATCGTGAGCAGCTTCATGCAGTCCAACGGCCTGCGCCACGGACTGCTGATCACCGCGGACCCTTACTCGAAGATCGTGGATCCGGATGACAAGCGCACGGCGCTGCTGTTCGGCGACGGGGCCGCCGCCACGCTGCTGAGCGACCAGCCGACGTGGTGCCTGGGACGCTTCGATTTCGGCACCGAGGGACGCCGCGCCGACTCGCTGAAGGTGGATGCCGCGAGCGGCAAGCTGTTCATGGATGGCCGCGCCATTCTGCAATTTTCCATGAATGCGGTTCCCGGCAGCCTGCGCCGGGCACTGCGCATCAACGGCCTGCACCCGCAACAGATCGACCGGGTGGTCCTCCATCAG
Proteins encoded in this region:
- a CDS encoding acyclic terpene utilization AtuA family protein, giving the protein MKQDSLRIGCASGFWGDTEHAAAQLVQGGNIDVLVFDYLAEITMSLLTRAKARDPRTGYAPDFVGALRPLLRELKARGVRVVSNAGGVNPGGCREALTRAAEAEGLSLKIATVAGDDLLPQVEAMREAGVREMFSGAPLPAKLASANAYLGAFPVAAALDAGADIVVTGRCVDSAVVLGPLIHAFGWKPDDHDQLAQGSLAGHIIECGTQCTGGNYTDWRSVPGWDNMGFPIADCAPDGSFVVEKPARTGGLIDPSTVGEQVVYEIGDPRNYLLPDVACDFSRIHLEAIGENRVRVSGARGRPPGDQCKVSATYADGFRATAQFMIGGTDAAAKAQRTGEALLARCRRLFAERGLGDFTETRIEALGTESTYGPHARAQTREVIVRIAARHPDKDALEIFSREMAPMALASAPAITGFSGGRPKVTSVIRLFSLLWPKARVPVSVELDGEPVACPQMRGAEPQALPAEETPVPPPADALADGARSVPLLRLAQGRSGDKGDSANIGILARRPEYLPWIRAALTEEAVARWFAHLVQGPVHRYEWPGLSGFNFLLERALGGGGIASLRIDPQGKAYAQMLLDFPVTVPASLEVPE
- a CDS encoding acyl-CoA dehydrogenase family protein, producing MSEESIAAVREAAEGLTRGISREYWLQCARENRFPQKLWDAMAETGLLGVSVPEEYGGSGGGLSELMVLNEITARAGIISLFFVLGSFARMPIIRHGTPEQIAKFVTPTATGEGKMCFGVTEPNAGTNTFRLQTTARRSDAGWLVNGSKVFITGAKDSTSMLLIARTSPLDPERPRAGLSLFILDSHTPGIEFQRLNIDVLGESQYLVFFKDAELPPDALIGEEGKGMKYLFDGLNTERLVLSSMAVGLGNRALDKAVEYAKERAPFGTPIGSYQGLQHPMARAKAHVEASRLVMQEAARTFDRGEDAGPLSNMAKLLTSEACDEAVDIALQAHGGYGFDQDYDVITLWPFARLMRVAPVNNEMILNYIGEHVLGLPRSY
- a CDS encoding acetyl-CoA acetyltransferase, which encodes MAEGIRDKVAILGMGCSRFGERWDMGAEELMEEAFAEALTDAGIEAPRIGAAWLGSCMDEVNIGKSATPASLSLRLDNIPVTRVENYCATGTEAFRGAVYAVAAGACDIALAIGVEKLKDTGYGGLPGLEIGSLPPLWWPNLSAPGVFAQVASAYMERYKVSRDTLKRALAEISAKSHVNGAKNPKAHLRKPVSCDAIMGAPMVAEPLGLFDCCGVSDGSAAAIVTTPEIAKSLGKHPEQMVTVKALQLALSNGSEGGYNDWDGSYILTTRKAAQRAYAEAGIKKPRQELSMFEVHDCFSITELVTMEDLGLSEDGGAVKDVMDGFYNADGQIPCQIDGGLKCFGHPIGASGIRMVYEMYLQLQDRAGERQLKDPRYGLTHNLGGFPHQNVVGISIVGRYR
- a CDS encoding PaaI family thioesterase, whose product is MANDLPATAAPYLFKERWNESPFMQAQGLTAEEVTPGEVALYLRSPTPAQRGAGGPPDAINGGVISYMFDGALGYAIVSAQLPLLQAAGLSLAAYSQVTINLDITYLAAARGEQFKAIGRVLRAGRGTAFAEGELLNERGEVCASAKGIWRVFFPRQ
- a CDS encoding 3-oxoacyl-[acyl-carrier-protein] synthase III C-terminal domain-containing protein, with product MIGITSFGAYVPRGRLNRAVAAKAHAWANPGLAAQARGERAMAGWDEDSLTMAVEAARHALAGRRVALGAVYFGSTTHPFSDRQNAGVVAGALDLPEAVASADFGGSLKAGTAALLAGLDRVAAGREGEVLTVAAEHRRARAGSVQELMYGDAAAAFTLGNSDVIAEHLGSHSVSTDFVDHYRAAGQPFDYHWEERWLRDEAFRKWLPEAIRDGLARLGIEPGSVDHFVLAEPAPRLAAVAAKHVGIADEAVADGLHGTVGQTGAAHASLMLAAALENARPGQTLVVVGFGQGCDVLAFRITPEIAQLTPRTAVAACLARRREETDYAKFQAFNDVVTLEKGLRAEANPQTALSAMYRKRRMLLGLVGGRCRKCGTPQFPAAPRCVNPSCHHAEEMDPHRFADEPARIKTWSCDWLTYTPEPPAHYGMIEFECGGRFMADITDWDLGQVSVGQPVRMVFRVRGRDAQRGMIRYFWKAAPLATAKEA
- a CDS encoding OB-fold domain-containing protein, coding for MSNATVNPKPVPEISAHSKPYWDGAQRGELMIQRCRGTGQPFMYARCWSPFDFSPDPTWEKASGSGTVFSYTVVYQPPYPAFKADCPFVMAIIQLDEGPQMMSNILNCAPESVRIGMKVKVCFETRGDGFRIPQFEPA